The genomic DNA ATTTAGATCGTGGCGGAGACGGTTCAGTTGGGCGCATGAGGTTTCAGACAGCTTTAATGCAGGCAATTCTTCTGCGAGACTCCGCACGATCAGAGCTATATTACCGATCAGTTCGTAATCCGGTTGATAATCATGGTCGATATCCGCCTGATGATCATCGAGATGAATGAGGGTTCGGTTTGCAGGAATGTTCCAGTTTTTCGGATCGTATTCAATGGGGTCATAGCCAATGGTCAGCACCAGATCTGCGGCTCCAAGGAGCATGTCACCCGGCTGATTGTGGAACAAGCCCACTCGACCCAAATAGTGATCCTCCAGTTCGCGGGAAATGGCTCCGGCAGCCTGGAAGGTTTCGACGACAGGCAGATCTGTGTTCTGAATGAGTGCGCGGATGGCTGCTGTAGCTTCGGGAGTGCTGGCTTTCATACCAAGTAAAAGAACAGGTAACTTGGCATGGCTGATTTGGCCTGCTACTTGTTTGATAAGTCCGGCTGGTGCGGTTCCAAGCTGTGGAAGGGAAAGCTTCTCAATGGCGGTTACTTCGGATGACGAAGTCAACACGTCCTGCGGTAGACTGACAAAGGTTGCTCCAGGCTGTGCTGAGGTCGCAATCCGAAATGCGTTGGTAATGGCTTCTGGCACACTATCCGGATGCTCCACTTCCACACTGTATTTGGTGATAGGCTCGAATAACCCGGCGTTATCCATGGATTGGTGGGTGCGCTTCAAACGTTCGGATCTTGGAACTGCACCAGCGAGAGCGACGACGGGATCACTTTCCGCATTTGCGGTGACAAGTCCTGTAGCCAAATTCGACGCACCGGGGCCGGAAGTAACGAGACATACGCCCGGTTTACCAGTTAGGCGACCGACGGCTGCTGCCATAAAGGCGGCATTTTGCTCGTGACGGCATACGATCAGCTCCGGACCGCGTTCTTGAAGGACATCGAAAACCGAGTCGATCTTGGCACCTGGAATACCAAAAATGTGTGTTACACCTTGTTTAATCAAGCAATCGACAACGAGGTCGGCTCCTTTTGTAGCGGTTTTAGCATGGATAGCTTGCACTTTTGTACTCAACGCGATCACCTTTTCTTTGGAATATGATTATGAAATACTTTCAATGTAAAACATTGGTTGCATATGACAATTATAATACAATAACTGGTATTTTCAAGAAGAATATTTTCTGAAAAATATTGAAAAATAAAAAAACGTTTTCAAATATCGGTTTAAGAGGGTGGGTTGAAAAATACATATACTTGGTAATTAAGGTTTTAAAAACCATTTCCATGCCGAAAAATAAGTGAGGGTCATTGTTATTGAAAATGACAAGATGAAGGGGAAGAGGCTTGTGCCGGATCAGCTCGTTTGAAACACGAGTCTGTGCAGACTGGGTTATGTCTGAAATAAAGGTGGACGGAGAAAACAGATCAGTCGAAGTTGAGGCAGGTATGGTTTTTGTTCCTCCTCATGATAAAAATCACTTTCCTCTGCAAAGGATAGCGGTTACAATGTAATTGTTGTTAACGTAAACATTAAATTTAAGGAGAAGTAATCAAGGATGATTCGACATGCAGGTATCATTTTATAGCGGTATCATCTGATATAGAAGGTAACCTTTGTGCGTTGTAGAATCTATTACTGAATAGCAGCAAAATTGAATTCATTTTTGTTCACGTTAACAATTACTAAGAAACATGATTATAGAAGGGAAGAATGAGCCATGACCAAAGCATTTTTAGACGACAACTTTTTGTTGAGCAATCCGACGGCTGAAATTTTGTATCATCAGTATGCCAAGGATCTGCCGATTATTGACTATCACTGTCATTTAAGTCCACAGGAAATTTACGAAAATAAAACGTTCAAAAACATTACGGAAGCTTGGCTGTACGGAGATCATTACAAGTGGAGACTCATGCGGGCCAATGGAGTGGAGGAGCGCCTGATTACCGGAGATGCGGAAGACTATGACAAATTTTTGGCTTGGGCCAAAACCGTACCTACACTGATCGGCAACCCGCTATATCATTGGACGCATTTGGAGCTTCAGCGCTTTTTTGGTGTCCATGAGCTGCTGAACGAACAGAATGCATCTGTGATTTGGGAAAAGGTGACCCAAAAGCTGCAAGGGAAGGGCTTTGGGGCACGTGATCTGATTGTGAATTCAAAGGTAACCGTTGTATGCACTACGGATGATCCGACGGACCATCTCGAATATCATAAGCAAATCGGCAAACTGGCCGATTTTCCGGTGGCTGTACTGCCAAGCTTCCGCCCAGACAAAGCGCTGGAGATCAATCGTGAGACATTCCAGCCTTGGGTGGCTCGATTGGGTGAAGTGAGCGGACTGGATGTTTCCGGTCTGGAAGGATTTTTGAACGCGCTGGCGAGCCGGGTGCGTCACTTCCATGCTGTCGGAGGACGGGTGTCCGATCATGCGCTGGATACAGTCGTTTATGAAGAAACGACACGTGAGGAAGCGGCAGCGATATACAGCAAGGCGCTGGAGAAAGGCCATGTAACCCCAATAGAAGAGGCGAAATATAAATCGTACGTCCTGGTATTCCTTGGGAAACAGTATGCAGAGCATGGCTGGGCAATGCAGTATCATATTCACGCGTTGCGTAACAACAACACTGCCATGTTCCGTCGTTTGGGACCGGATACAGGCTACGATGCTGTAAATGACGGCTCCATCGCTGGCCCGCTGGCGGCATTACTGGACGCGCAGGAGCAGGCAGGGGGATTGCCGCGAACGATTTTGTATTCGCTTAATTCAGTTGATTATCCAGTGCTGGCAAGTCTCGCGGGCTGCTTCCAATCCGGCGGAACTGTGGGGAAAATCCAGTTTGGCACTGCATGGTGGTATAACGATCATATCGAAGGCATGCAGGAGCAGATGAAGCTGCTGGCCAACTACGGAGTGCTGTCTCGCTTTATCGGTATGCTAACGGATTCTCGTAGCTTCCTGTCCTACACACGCCACGAATATTTCCGACGTATACTGTGTGATTTGATCGGAACCTGGGTTCAGGAGGGCAAGGCGCCTGAGGATCTGGAGCTCCTCGGAGCTATGGTACAAAATATTTGCTACAACAATGCCAAGCAATATTTTAATTTTCCGACAGCGGTTCACAGCAAATGATGATATACAGAATGAACTTGTAAATTCATATTTCAATAGATGCCCTTGCCTAGAGTATTTTCAAGCTCCGGGTAAGGGGGATTGAAAACAGAATACGTATTCATTAAGTATGTGAAAATAATTACAAATATAGAGGAGTGAGCAGGGTATGGGAGTGCCTATCGTTCAGGAGAGCATCCAAACTGACAACAAGACAGGTGAGCAAATCAGCCTGAAAGAAAAGATTTCTTACGGTATGGGTGACTTTGGAAACGGGTTCATGTTTGATTTAGGACAGTTGTACCTGTTGAAATTCTTTACGGATGTAGCAGGTGTTTCAGCGGGAGCAGCCGCAGGCATTTTTCTGGTCAGCAAGCTGTTTGCTGCCATCTGCGATCCTATTGTCGGGTCCTTTGTCGATTATCGCAAGCATATTGGTCCACGCGGGAAATTCAGGCCCTTTCTTATCGTTGGAAGCGTTCTCCTTGCAATTCTTACGGTTCTAACCTTTATTTCACCGAACATTTCACCAACTGGCAAGCTCATTTATGCCTATGCATCTTATATGATCTGGGGAATTGGCTACTCTATTGTAAATATTCCGTATGGTTCACTGGGTGCGGCTATTACGCAGGATACCATTCAGCGGGCTTCGTTATCATCCTTCCGTCAGGCAGGCTCACTGGGAGCTTTATTCGTAACCAGTGTCATCGTTATGCCGCTTATTTTGCTGTTTCCCAACCATCATGTGGGGTATCCTGTTGTGATGGGAATCATGTCACTTATTGGTGTGATCGCTTTCATGATATGTTATTGGGGAACGAAGGAGCGTATTGTCAGTCAGTCGGGACCCAAGGAAAAACTCTCTTTTGGTGTGATCGTGCATACCTTTACGACGAACAAGCCTCTGCTGGTACTCGTTTTGATGACGATTTTTACCATTTCCGCGTACAATATCAAGTCCGCGCTGCTGATCTATTTTGCCGAATATAATTTGGGGCATGTAGAATTAATGGCTTATATGAATTTTATTATTATCGGTTCGTCGTTGCTGGGTGTGTTGTTCTTGCCCAAACTGGTGCGGCGCTTCGGTAAACGAAAAACAGCCATGCTTGGGATGCTGGTCAGTGTCATTGCCGACTCTATGAACTTCTTTATGCCATCGAATGTATATATTTTCACCATTCTGGCCAGTATTTCGTTCATTGGTATTAGTATTCCTAACGGGGTTACCTGGGCCTTTGTATCCGATATCATTGACTACGGTGAATGGTCATCCGGGGAGCGGAAAGAAGGGATTACCTACTCGTTGTTTAATTTTTCACGTAAATTGGCTCAATCTTTATCCGGCTTTCTTTCCGGTATTGGGCTGGCGCTTATCGGATATGTCCCGAATGTGGTTCAAACCTCTGGAACGCTGCTCGGAATTAAGGCGCTGCTGTGTCTCTATCCTGCTGTTGCCCTGCTCATTGCCATGCTGGTCATCGGTAAAATGTACAAGCTGACAGACAGCAGACATGCAGAAATGGTTCAAGAGCTACAGCGTCGACATGCTGATAACCGCGTATAATTTGTGAAAGTCTTCTTTTCCGGGCGGCTCTTGTGGTATGGTGGGTATATAATTTTTTAGAGCCTCAGTAAAGAAAGGATACGTATATGGCAGCTACCATTAAAGACATTGCCAAATTGGCGAATGTTTCCCATACGACCGTCTCCCGGGCGCTCAACAATAGCCCACTGATCAAAGAAGATACCAAGCGCAAAATTATGGAGCTGGCGGAGCAACTCAATTACATTCCGAACTTTAACGCCAAAAGCCTTGTCCTCCAGCGCTCGCATACGATTGGCCTGTTTTTCACCAGTATTTCAGAAGGCACCAGCTCCAGCTTTTTTGCGGACACCATCCGTGGAGTGAATCATGTCATTGGGGTGGATTACAATCTGTTTGTGCGAGGGATTGACGATTACGCCGATTTTTCGGCCATTCACCGCAAGCGTTTTGATGGCATCATCCTGATGAGTCAGAGCGAGGCGGACAACCCATTTATTTATCATGTGCTCGGTCAGGGCATTCCGCTCGTCGTGCTGAATCGGCAAGTGCCCGGGGCAGGCATTGTGAATGTCATTTCGAACGATAAGGAAGGATCCTATGCAGCAGTTTCTTTTCTCATTGAAAGCGGTCATGAACGCATCGCGATCATTGAAGGGGTAGAAGGCTTTAAGTCCACCCAGCAACGGCGCGAGGGCTTCATGAATGCGCTGATTGACAGCGGCAAGCCGATTCGGCACGAATACATCATGCATGGCCATTATGACACCGAAAGTGGAAGCCAAGCGATGAAGCAGTTGCTTTCCTTGGAGGAACCGCCGACGGCGGTGTTTTGTTCTAACGATGACATGGCTATCGGGGCGATGAACGCAGTATTCGAGCACGGCTTAAAAGTACCGGACGATGTCTCGGTCATTGGATTTGACGATATCGGCTTTTCGATGTATACGACCCCGCCGTTAACGACGGTCAAAAGACCGATTGAGCAGATTAGCGCGCGTGGAGCCGCATGTATTTTGGAACGAATCCAGTCACCGTCAAACGAGGGCGAACTCATATTTATGGAAACCGCGCTCATGAAGCGGAAATCGACAGCAGACAGGTAGCGTTAAGCTTGATTTTATTGGAAAAGGGCAGACCAAAAAGGGCAGGTTCAGTGCATGACGCGCTGTTCCTGCCCCTTTTTTATTAAAATATGTGCAAGTGTGGCGGCTTTTATCGTAAAAGATTGGTTTTCGCCAGTTCAATAATTTCGTCACCGCGCCCATTCAGCACAGCTTTCATCATCCACAGTGTAAAACCTTCAGCCTGTTTGAGATTAATCTTGGGTGGCATGGATAGCTCCTGACGATTGACCACTACATCCACCACCACAGGACCATCGTGAGCCAATGCCTGTTGAATCGCGTCCTCCAGCATCGCCGGATCTTCGACTCGAATTCCCTTGAGACCCATGGCTTCCGCTACAGCGCCAAAATCAGGATTCACCAGCTCGGTGCCGTTTTCCAGAAAGCCGGCTGCTTTCATTTCCAGTTCAACAAAACCGAGGGCGCCGTTATTGAAAACAATGACTTTTACAGGTAACTGATGCTGTTTCAGGGTAAGCAGATCGCCCATCAGCATCGTCAATCCGCCATCACCAGATAGAGCAATCACCTGTCGGTCAGGCTCAGTGGCTTGTGCCCCAATCGCTTGCGGCAATGCACTTGCCATCGTTCCGTGATTGAAGGAGCCGATCAGTCGGCGTTGGCCGTTCATTTGTAAATAACGTGCTGCCCACACGGTAGGCGTACCCACATCACAGGTGAAAATGGCATTTTCATGTGCGGCATCACTGACGACCTTGGTGAGATATTGTGGATGGATTGGTGTATGACCGGGTTTACCAACCGCCAGTTCATCCAGTTCCTGACGCACCTTGGTATAGTGGGAGACGGTTTTTTCCAAATGCTTGGAATCATGCTCTGTCGTTAAATGAGGAAGCAGCATTTCCAACGTTGCTTGTACATCCCCGCACAGCCCATACGTTAAAGGAGTGCGTCTGCCGAGGTGGGCAGGCTCAATATCCACTTGCAGCACAACTGCATTTTCGGGATAAAACTGTCTGTAAGGAAAGTCTGTTCCGAGCATAAGCAGGACGTCACAATCCATCATTGCATGGTACCCGGAAGAATACCCGATCAGCCCCGTCAAGCCTGCATAATAAGGATTGTTATACTCCAGATATTCCTTGCCCCGAAGGGCAGCAACCATAGGGGATTTCAACTTGTCGCACAGTTGCATGAGCAATTCGTGGGATTTCGCACAGCCGGAGCCGCATAACAAAGTGATTCGTTTGCCTTGATTCAGGTACTCGGCCAGCCGGGAAATTTCCGAAGCTGACGGATGCACCACAGGTGCAGTGGGATGGTAGACATGTTCAGGAATAGGCGCCTTTTCCGCTGCTAAAGCTGCCACATCCCCGGGAAGAACAATGACGGAGACACCTGAACGTGAAACGGCCTGTTGTATAGCCATCGTAACGGTTCTTGGAATTTGTCGTGGAGTCGTAATGACCTCACAGAAGTGGCTGCATTCCCCGAAAAGATGCTCAGGATGTGTAGCCTGGAAATATTCGCTTCCAATTTCGTCGCTTGGAATGTGGGCCGCAATAGCGAGAACAGGTACCCGATTGCGGTGACAATCATATAATCCGTTAATAAGATGTAGATTTCCGGGACCACTGCTGCCAGCGCACACTGCAATGCTGCCGGTAAGATCAGCATCAGCCCCGGCTGCAAAGGCTGCCACTTCTTCGTGCCGCACATGAATCCATTCAATTTGACCGTCGCTTCGAATGGAATCGACCATATTATTTAAGGAATCTCCAACGATACCATAAATTCGCTTGACCCCTGCATTGATTAAAACTTCTACAATAGTATCTGCGATTGTCTTCATAGATGTT from Paenibacillus sp. FSL R10-2782 includes the following:
- the alsS gene encoding acetolactate synthase AlsS — encoded protein: MIALSTKVQAIHAKTATKGADLVVDCLIKQGVTHIFGIPGAKIDSVFDVLQERGPELIVCRHEQNAAFMAAAVGRLTGKPGVCLVTSGPGASNLATGLVTANAESDPVVALAGAVPRSERLKRTHQSMDNAGLFEPITKYSVEVEHPDSVPEAITNAFRIATSAQPGATFVSLPQDVLTSSSEVTAIEKLSLPQLGTAPAGLIKQVAGQISHAKLPVLLLGMKASTPEATAAIRALIQNTDLPVVETFQAAGAISRELEDHYLGRVGLFHNQPGDMLLGAADLVLTIGYDPIEYDPKNWNIPANRTLIHLDDHQADIDHDYQPDYELIGNIALIVRSLAEELPALKLSETSCAQLNRLRHDLNEQAAVPARKHDYLIHPLQFIRTLRSLIDDHVTVTCDVGSHYIWMARYFRSYEPRRLLFSNGMQTLGVALPWGIAATLVNPGQKVVSISGDGGFLFSSMELETAVRLNSPLVHIVWRDGAYDMVAFQQQIKYGRTSGVEFGDVDVVKYAESFGATGLRVHSPEELESVLQQALHTDGPVVVDIPIDYQDNIQLGRKLLPNQLN
- the uxaC gene encoding glucuronate isomerase; protein product: MTKAFLDDNFLLSNPTAEILYHQYAKDLPIIDYHCHLSPQEIYENKTFKNITEAWLYGDHYKWRLMRANGVEERLITGDAEDYDKFLAWAKTVPTLIGNPLYHWTHLELQRFFGVHELLNEQNASVIWEKVTQKLQGKGFGARDLIVNSKVTVVCTTDDPTDHLEYHKQIGKLADFPVAVLPSFRPDKALEINRETFQPWVARLGEVSGLDVSGLEGFLNALASRVRHFHAVGGRVSDHALDTVVYEETTREEAAAIYSKALEKGHVTPIEEAKYKSYVLVFLGKQYAEHGWAMQYHIHALRNNNTAMFRRLGPDTGYDAVNDGSIAGPLAALLDAQEQAGGLPRTILYSLNSVDYPVLASLAGCFQSGGTVGKIQFGTAWWYNDHIEGMQEQMKLLANYGVLSRFIGMLTDSRSFLSYTRHEYFRRILCDLIGTWVQEGKAPEDLELLGAMVQNICYNNAKQYFNFPTAVHSK
- a CDS encoding glycoside-pentoside-hexuronide (GPH):cation symporter: MGVPIVQESIQTDNKTGEQISLKEKISYGMGDFGNGFMFDLGQLYLLKFFTDVAGVSAGAAAGIFLVSKLFAAICDPIVGSFVDYRKHIGPRGKFRPFLIVGSVLLAILTVLTFISPNISPTGKLIYAYASYMIWGIGYSIVNIPYGSLGAAITQDTIQRASLSSFRQAGSLGALFVTSVIVMPLILLFPNHHVGYPVVMGIMSLIGVIAFMICYWGTKERIVSQSGPKEKLSFGVIVHTFTTNKPLLVLVLMTIFTISAYNIKSALLIYFAEYNLGHVELMAYMNFIIIGSSLLGVLFLPKLVRRFGKRKTAMLGMLVSVIADSMNFFMPSNVYIFTILASISFIGISIPNGVTWAFVSDIIDYGEWSSGERKEGITYSLFNFSRKLAQSLSGFLSGIGLALIGYVPNVVQTSGTLLGIKALLCLYPAVALLIAMLVIGKMYKLTDSRHAEMVQELQRRHADNRV
- a CDS encoding LacI family DNA-binding transcriptional regulator — protein: MAATIKDIAKLANVSHTTVSRALNNSPLIKEDTKRKIMELAEQLNYIPNFNAKSLVLQRSHTIGLFFTSISEGTSSSFFADTIRGVNHVIGVDYNLFVRGIDDYADFSAIHRKRFDGIILMSQSEADNPFIYHVLGQGIPLVVLNRQVPGAGIVNVISNDKEGSYAAVSFLIESGHERIAIIEGVEGFKSTQQRREGFMNALIDSGKPIRHEYIMHGHYDTESGSQAMKQLLSLEEPPTAVFCSNDDMAIGAMNAVFEHGLKVPDDVSVIGFDDIGFSMYTTPPLTTVKRPIEQISARGAACILERIQSPSNEGELIFMETALMKRKSTADR
- the poxB gene encoding ubiquinone-dependent pyruvate dehydrogenase encodes the protein MKTIADTIVEVLINAGVKRIYGIVGDSLNNMVDSIRSDGQIEWIHVRHEEVAAFAAGADADLTGSIAVCAGSSGPGNLHLINGLYDCHRNRVPVLAIAAHIPSDEIGSEYFQATHPEHLFGECSHFCEVITTPRQIPRTVTMAIQQAVSRSGVSVIVLPGDVAALAAEKAPIPEHVYHPTAPVVHPSASEISRLAEYLNQGKRITLLCGSGCAKSHELLMQLCDKLKSPMVAALRGKEYLEYNNPYYAGLTGLIGYSSGYHAMMDCDVLLMLGTDFPYRQFYPENAVVLQVDIEPAHLGRRTPLTYGLCGDVQATLEMLLPHLTTEHDSKHLEKTVSHYTKVRQELDELAVGKPGHTPIHPQYLTKVVSDAAHENAIFTCDVGTPTVWAARYLQMNGQRRLIGSFNHGTMASALPQAIGAQATEPDRQVIALSGDGGLTMLMGDLLTLKQHQLPVKVIVFNNGALGFVELEMKAAGFLENGTELVNPDFGAVAEAMGLKGIRVEDPAMLEDAIQQALAHDGPVVVDVVVNRQELSMPPKINLKQAEGFTLWMMKAVLNGRGDEIIELAKTNLLR